Genomic window (Synergistaceae bacterium):
CTCGTCGTCCGTGAGCATCTCGAACTGCCCGCCGACCTTAAGCACAGCCGCGAGCCCGTCGGAGAAGTCCTTAGCTGTTACGCGCCTGTGAGCCTGACCGTTGCTGCTCCACGGGCACGGAAACTGCATGATTATGTGCTCGAGCGACTCATCACGGAAAAGTTCACGGAGCATGTAGCGCGCATCCGTGTTGAGGATGCGGAGGTTGGAGAGCCCCGCCGCCCGACGAGCGCACTTCAGGACGCAGGCCTGCGAGATCTCCACGCCGTAGAACATCACATCAGGGTGTGCCTCCGCGTACTGCACCGTGTATTCTCCGTTCCCAAAGCCTATCTCTAACTGCGTGTGTTCCGCCGTCTCGAGAGGAAGTGCAGGAGACGTGAGAATAACTCCGTACTGGGGCTTTGCGTTGGTTGTCGCAGCTAGAATGTCCATGTGAAGTCGGGCAGTCCTTCGGCGAGCACACGGGCTTTAACGTCCTGCATTATGCGTTCAAGGGCTTCCTGATTCCTGCCTTCGCACCTCACAACAACAACCGGCTGTGTGTTCGACGCGCGGATTAACCCCCAGCCGTCAGGGTAGAGTATCCTCACGCCGTCAATGTCGCTGGCTTCGTGTTCTGCCTTTGCCTTCGCCGCAATCTTCTCCACAATCTGGAACTTCGTCTCGTCCGGGCAGGCAACGCGGATTTCTTCCGTAGACGGGTAGAGCGGTATCGACATCATCAGCCGTGAAAGCGAAGTGTTTTCATCAGAGAGAATGCGCAGCAACCTTCCTGAGGCATAGAACGCATCATCGTGCCCGAAGAACTCATCAGCAAAGAACATGTGCCCCGAGTATTCGCCCGCAAAGAGTGAGCCCATCTCGCGCATCTTTGCTTTGATTACGGAGTGGCCGGACTTCCAGAAGAATGGTTTTCCTCCGAACTTTTCGGCTGTCTCGGGAAGAACCATGCTGCATTTCGGCTCGACGAGAACATCAGCTTTCGGGTGTTCACGGAGAATCTCGCGCCAGTACAACGCCATTAACCTGTCCCCGAAAATCACTTCTCCTTTGTCGTCAACAACTCCGATTCTGTCAGCGTCGCCGTCATACGCGAAGCCCACATCTGCTTTCTCTGCGCGCACTCTCTCTATTACGGCCTGGAGGTTTTCGCGCTTCTGCGGGTCAGGGTGATGGTTCGGGAAATGTCCGTCCGGCTCGTCGAACAGCGAAATCACTTCACAGCCCAGCATCTCGAAGTATCTTCGCGCCGTCGGGCCTGCCGCACCGTTGCCGGAGTCCACAACTACCTTGAACTTCCTGCTGAACGGAAGGATAAAGTGGGACACTAACATTTTCAGGTACTCATCATCAATGTGTGCCTGAGAGGTTTTGCCCTGCCCGTGCTCGAAGTTCCCGGACTCTGCTATCTGGCGGATCAGCTGGACTTCCTCGCCCCACAGCGTGCCGTGCCCGTAACACAGCTTCACTCCGTTCATGTCGCTCGGGTTGTGAGAGCCGGTAATCATTACGCCGCCGTCGAGCCCGAAGCGTATCAAGCTCCAGTATAGCATTGGTGTGGTAAGCAGTCCCACATCAATAACGTTGAGGCCTGTTGACGTTATGCCGTCGGTCATTGCGGCCTTGATGCGCGGGGTTGAGAGCCGGGCATCTCCTCCGATGGAGACGCTTCCTGTTACTCCGTTCCGAATCAGCCACGTACCGTATGCCTGGCCGATTGCCTTCACTGTTTCGTCCGCGAGGTCGGTATCGGCCGTGCCTCGTATGTCGTATTCACGGAAAATATATCTTGGTATGTTAGTCATAACAGCAAAAGAGGGAGCGTGTTTCAGCCCCCTCATACCTCCTTCAAAGATTGTTAAAGCATGTAGAGTGAAATTCCGTAGATTGCCAGAACCGCAACGATACCCTGAATCAGTGTTGCCATCGTCTGAGCCTTATACGCAGTGTTCAGATCCATATCACTGAACTGCGTAACAACCCAGAAGTACGAGTCGTTAGCGTGGGACACGACCATTGCGCCCGAACCTATAGCCAGCGTAGCGAGCACAGCACCCATCGGAGCACCGAGCCCCAGAGAACCGAGCATCGGAGCAATAATCTGCGCTGTGGTTACGATTGCGACAGTCGATGAGCCCTGCGCAGTCTTGAGTGCCGCCGCAATGATGAACGGCAGGAAGATTCCGAAGTTGTAGCTGGATAACGCCTCGCCGATGTAGTTTCCGACACCAGATGCCGCGATAACTGCACCGAGACCGCCGCCAGCCGCCGTAATCATTATGATGTTCGCGCCGTCTTTTACGCCTTCGCCTATCCAGCCGTTGGTTACTTCCTCAGTGAACGGAGCAAGGAAGAAGCACAGCACAACTCCGATTGACAGAGCAATAACAGGATTGCCCAAGAAGTTGCTGACGATGAAGAGGGTTGACTCTTTGCCGCCGATTTTCGCTAAGGTTGACGGGTAGCTGATGAACGAGCTGAACGCAATCAGGATTAACGGTATCAGGATGGGAGCAAACGACTTGAACGCTGAAGGAAGAGTCCCGTACTTGGCCTTCAGTTCCTCGTAGGACTCGCCGACTCCGTCCTGCTCGTCGAACGGCACGGGGAGCTTCGGCCCGGCGATTAACGCATAAACGTAGCCCGCAATCACCGACACGATGGAGACCACGATACCCCACATGATGACCATTCCCAGATCTGCATGAAGCTCATTCGCGGCGGCAATCGGGCCGGGTGTCGGAGGAACAAGAGTGTGTGTCGCGTAAAGTCCCGTCGACAGAGCAATAGCCATCACAGACAGCCTTACGTGCGAACGACGGGCTAATGACTTGTTGAGGGACGACAGGATTACGAAGCCGGAGTCGCAGAACACAGGGATTGAGACCACCCAGCCGATTAAGCTCATCGCGAGGGCAGGACGCTTTTCACCGACGACCTTGAGCACCGAGTCAGCCATCGTGAAAGCCGCGCCGGACTTCTCGAGCATTGCGCCGATGATAGTGCCGAGCAGGATTACGATGCCGATGCCCCTGCACGTCCCGCCGAAACCGTTAAGGATTGTGTCGAGGACTTTTGCGGGAGCCATCCCTACAGCAAGCCCCATAGCCAGAGCTACGGCGAACAGAGCAACGAACGGATGGAACTTCATCTTTGAGATGAGGAGCACCATCAGCACTATTGCAACGACAAGAATAACTACTAGCATAGAACCTTGTACCATTGCTATAAATTCTCCTTTCGGGAGTGAGATAGATTGTGAATGGATAAATGCTAGAATTATACCCTAATACTTATGCAAAGGCGTGTGAAGAATTAATGACTGAACGCGAGAAGATGATTCTCGGCGAACTGTACAACCCTGCTGATGATGAGCTGTACACCCTCAGGACGAAGGCACACCGTCTGTGCGCGGACTATAACCGACTGCACGACACTGACGAGGCGGCACGGTACTCCCTACTTCGCGAGCTCCTGCCAAACTGCACGTTCGACGACTACTTCTACCTTCAAGGGCCGATATACTTCGACTACGGAGTCAATACCTACATCGGCAAAGGCTTCTACGCAAACTTCAACTTCACGGTACTTGACGTGTGCCCGGTGAAGATAGGAGATAACGTCCTGATTGGCACGAATGTTTCCCTGCTCACGCCAACTCACCCGATGCGCTGGCAAGAGAGGAATCCGAGAATCATGGAGGACGGTTCGGCAGTGATGCTCGAGGCGGCCAAGCCCATAACGATCGGGAACAACTGCTGGATTGCGGGGAGCGTTACGGTAACCGGCGGTGTAACCATCGGGGACGGGTGCGTAATCGGTGCAGGAAGCGTAGTAACAAGGGATATTCCGGCGAACAGTTTTGCGGCAGGTGTACCATGCAGAGTGATCAGACAGATAGAGCAATAGACGGCGGAAACGCTCTCGGTGATGCGGATGTTCAGACGGTGCATTACTGGCTGTGCGCAGCCGGGCAGGGAGCGCATATGTGGGAGGATTTCCACGATCGCGGCGTGATAGGCATAGGCTGGCCGCAGCTCGGAGACCTCCGCAGCTACTCAAACAGGGAAGAGATGCGCGCAAAGCTCCGTGAAGTCTTCCCCGACAGCCCTTCTTCATTCAGGGATGTTTCGCTTTGTCTGTGGCAGTTCGTGCATGAACTGAAGCCGGGTGATGTTATCTTCGCAAAACGCGGACACTATGGAATTGTCGGCAGAGGAATCGTCAGAGGGGATTACGAGTTTGACAACAGCAAGAACGACGGCTATCCGAATATCCGCAAAGTGGAATGGACTCACACATGCGACAAGGAGACCGACGAGGGAAACCCGACGAAAACTCTGACCGACATCACCAACTACACTGGCAAGGTCAGAAATATAGCTTCACTTTTCGGCACGGATGACGGCGATGACGATGATGAAGACACCCCCGAGATAGACTATCCCGCGTACACGGAGGACGACTTCCTGCAGCAGGTGTACATCAGCAGAGAGGCTTACGGCACGCTGACAGGTTTACTGCACACCAAGAAGAACATCATCCTTCAGGGTGCTCCGGGCGTGGGCAAAACCTACCTCGCAAAACGTCTCGCGTATTCGATGATGGGCGTGAAGGACATTTCGCGCGTCATGATGATTCAGTTCCATCAGAGCTATTCCTACGAAGATTTCATTATGGGCTTCCGGCCGTCAGAGAAAGGCTTTGAGCTCAAGAAGGGAGTCTTCTACAACTTCTGCAAGAGGGCAGAGGATGACGGCGACAACGATTACTTCTTCATCATCGACGAGATAAACAGGGGAAACCTGAGCAAGATTTTCGGCGAACTGTTCATGCTCCTCGAGAGCGATAAGCGCGGCGAATACAACAAACTTCAGCTGCTCTACTCCGACGAGCTGTTCTTTGTGCCGGAGAACGTCTACATCATCGGCATGATGAACACTGCAGACCGAAGCCTCGCGTTGCTGGATTACGCGCTGAGGAGGCGTTTTGCGTTCTTCGACCTCAGGCCGGGCTTCTCGTCAGAGGGCTTCACCAAGTACAGGACATCGCTGAACAGCCCGAAGTTCGACGCACTGATACGCTGCGTTGAGGAGCTCAATGGGGCGATTGCGGAGGACGAATCGCTGGGCGAAGGCTTCTGCGTAGGGCACAGCTATTTCTGCGGCATAACTCCCGGAGAGCTTAGCGACGAAAGACTGTCAGGGATAGTTGAGTACGAGATTATTCCTCTGCTGCGTGAATACTGGTTCGACGATCCGCGCAAGGTTGAGGAGTGGAGCGGCAGGCTGAGGGATGCTCTGAAGTGGTAAAGGTACAGAACATCTACTACATGCTGGCTTATGCCTTCAGCGTCCTTAACGAGCAGGGCTTCAAGAATCTTGGTGCTGAGGAGTTCGGGAACACGGCGGAACTTTTTGCGGCCATTCTTGCGCGTGGAATAAGCTCGCAGATAAAGCGGGGTCTTGGCCGGGAGTACCTTCCTGACACGGAAGCGTTGTCGACGCTGCGCGGGAAGATTGACGTGTCGGCCTCAGTGAAGACGCGTTCGGTTCTGCGGCGGCAAATGGTCTGCACGTACGATGATTTCTCCGTGAACTCCTGCATGAACAGAGTCATCAAGTCCGTTGCGGTTATGCTGATGAAGGCGGACATTTCGCGCTCGAGGAAGAAGGAACTTCGCGGGCTTCTGCAGTTCTTCAGCGGAGTGGAGCTCGTGAATCTGCGGACGGTGGACTGGAACTTCCGCTACAACAGGAACAACCAGACCTACAGGATGATGCTTGCGGTGTGCTACCTGACGGTCAATGGGCTTCTGCAGACACAGTCGGACGGGACGATGAGGATGATGGATTTTCTCGATGAACGCAATCTGCCGGGTCTCTACGAGAAGTTTATTCTGGAGTATTTCCGCAAAGAGTTTCCGCAGCTTCGGCCAAGTTCTCCGCACGTAGAGTGGCAGGTTGACGATGATTTCAGGGACATGCTCCCGATTATGCGGACGGACGTAACGCTGACACACGGGGACAAGATGCTCATCATCGACGCTAAATGCTATTCACACGCGACTGCGATGAACTTCGGGACACGCAAGTTCCATTCCGGCAACCTTTACCAGATATTCACCTACGTCAAGAACGCCGCACTGTCCGCTGCTTCTCACGAAGTCTCGGGAATGCTCCTGTACGCCAAGACCGACGAGGAAGGTATTTCTCCGCACGAATACAGCATGAGCGGCAGCAGAATCAGCGTGCGTACTCTGGATTTGAGCGGGGACTTCGAGATGATTCGCGAGCAGCTCAACGACATAGCAGAAAAGTTACTGTGCTAAAAAACGACCTCCCCCGTTAGCGAGGGAGGCTACGCTTCACACTTTCAGGAACTCCGGCAAGACTGTTTCAAGCTCGCTGAACGAGTATTCTCCTGCCGGTTTCCCTTCCCTGAACAGCACAGCTCCTCCCGGCGTACCGGCAATCCCGAACTGTGCATGTCTCGCTTCCTTAGGGCCGTTGACCTCGCACCCCATAACCGCAACCGAAGTCCCGTCAGGAAGATTCGCCAATAACGGTTCAACGATTTTCACGAGCCTCATGACATCAGCGCGCCGTCTTCCGCACGTCGGGCAGGAAATGAGGTTCACGCCCCTTGTCCGAAGCTCTAAGGCCTTCAGAATCTCGTAGCCCACGCGCACCTCACGTTCAGGTTCGTCGGTGAGGGAGACTCTCAGAGTGTCGCCGATGCCCTTCATCAGCAGAGCAGAGATACACGCACTGCCCTTGACGATTCCGCCGTCGCCCGGCCCTGCCTCAGTAAGGCCGATGTGCATGGGAAATTCAGGATACTTCTCCGCGATGAGCTCGTTTGCTCGGACGCACTCGGGAACGCTCGACGACTTGGCCGAAAGAATCATGTCAGTGAAGCCCGAACGCAGCAGAAGCTCCGCCTGTTCGCACACAGCAAGGAACAGCGCGCGCGGTCTGTCTCCTCCGGCTTGGGCTAACTGCATTCCCGAGATGCTGCCTCCGTTCGCGCCGATCCTGATTACTACACCGAGATTCTTTGCGGTCGTGATTACGTCGTTGAGGCGGTCAAGCGGCATGTTGCCGGGATTAATGCGGATTGCTCGGCATCCGGCCTCCATCGCCAGAATCGCCAGCGCGGGGTCAAAGTGTATGTCCGCCATTATTGTAAGCTTCGTGTGTTCGACGAGATGCTTCAAGTCATCCGCAAACTTCTTGTCCGGCAAGGCAGCTCTAGCCATCTCGCACCCGCAGGCAAGAAGCCTCTCGCACTGCGCCGTGCATTCATCGCGCTTATCCAGAGAAACCTTCAACATGCTCTCTACTCTCACGGGAGCATCGCCGCCTATTGTCAGGCCGTTAATCGTAACTTGTCGTTTGCTGTTCATGGCGTTAGTGTGTCAGGAAAATGTTGTAGACATCTTTGCAGGTGATGAGAATCATGAGTGAGATTAACACCACAAAACCCGCCGTGTGAATCCATTCCTCTATCTTCTCGGGAAGCCTTCTGCGCGTGATGATTTCTAGGAGCGTGAAGAGAATCCTTCCGCCGTCGAGGGCAGGTATCGGGAAGAGGTTAAGTATTCCGAGATTGAGGGCGATGATGGCTATGAACGTCAGGAAGTCCCAGAAGCCGGAGCGCATGGCTTTGCCGGACATCGAGGCGATTCCCACAGGCCCGGTAACTTCAGCTTCCTGCCGGCCAAGAACGAACTCGGCGATTCCCTGAAGCATCATCCTGCTCATCCTGTAGGTGTAAGAGAGCGAAGACCTGCAGGCCTGAAGGAACGTGTATCGCGTCAACGACGGCGAAACTCCCAGCATAGGACGGCCGTACTCCTCGTTGTTGGGGACGTTGACGGTGAGTGTGATAGTTTCTTCTCCGCGACGGACTGTCAAGGTGAGTTCGGGGGACTTCGCGCCTTCCGTGCGGATGAGCTCGGACATCTCGCGCCACTTGGCCGCGTTGTGGCCGTTGACCGCGAGGACTTCGTCTCCGACCTTGAGGCCTGCCTGTTCGCTGGGGAAGCCGGGCATGATTTCACCGATGCGCGTGCTGTTCATGTCAAGGATGCCGTTTCCCCAGAGGAATAACGCCATCAGCACCACAGCAAGCAGAATGTTGAATGCCGAACCGTTGAGGAGAATCAGAAACCTCTTCCACGCGGGCTGTTCGTTGAAGCCCATTCCGGGAATGACGTTCTCGCCGTCTTCTTCCTCGTTCATTCCCGCGAGACGGCAGAAACCTCCGACGGGGAAAATTCTCAGCGACCACAGCATGTTCTTACGGTCTTTGCGCTGAAGAATTGCCGGCCCCATCCCGAATGCGAACTCGTGAACCTGAACGCCGAGAAGACGGGCGGTGATGTAGTGGCCGTACTCATGAACTACGACGCAGACGGCTATGACTATGACGAATGCTATTAACGATAACATGTACTTTCCTCCTGCTAAATATGTTTCCTGTATGCTCCCTTGAACCTCTCTAGTGCCTCATGAATATATCTTGTCGGACAAGCAATGTTCCACCTCTCGAACCCCTCGCCAGCCTTCCCGAACACATACCCTTCGTCGAAGAACAGGCGCGCTTCCTCGTGGTTAATCCTCTCAACCTCCCGGAAGTCCAGCCCGAAGCCGTTGAGGTTCAGCCACAGAAGATACGTCCCCTCAAGCTCGCACACCTTCACCTGCGGAAACTCACGCGCCATGAACTCAGCGATGATTCCTCTGTTCGCGTCGATGACCTTCAGGCACTCGTCGAGCCATTCACCGCACTCCCTGTACGCTGCCTCAGCAGCACGGTAACCCAGAATGTTGCACTTCGGGTTAGGGTTGTGGAGCTTCAGAGCCGCAAAGTACCTCGCGCGTAGTTCTGCGTTTGGGATGAAGACGCTTGATGTCTGGAGGCCAGCAATGTTGAAGGTCTTGCTCGGAGCTGTGCACACAATGCAGTTGTTCGCGGCTTCTTCGCTGATTGACGCAAAGACCGTGTGGACTTGGCCGGGCATCAGCAAATCACAGTGTATCTCGTCGGAGAGAACAAGCACGCCGTGTTTCAGGCATATTTCCGCGATGCGCTCGAGTTCCTTGCGCGTCCAGACTCTGCCGACGGGGTTATGAGGACTGCACAGAAGAAACATCTTTGTGTTCGGGTCAGAAGCCTTGCGCTCGAAGTCCTCAAAGTCTATCTCGTAGCGCGTTCCCGTGTAAATCATCGGCGACTCGACGAGCGTCCGCCTGTTATCCCTCACCGCCATGTACATCGGGTGATAAACTGGAGTCGTCAGCATCACGCCGTCGCCTTCCTTCGTGTACACTCTCACGGCCTCAAAGAACGCGTCTACTATCCCGTGAGTGCTCAGCATCCATTCAGGACGTGCCTCCCAGTTGTGGCGTGAAGATAACCACCCGCACACTGCCTCAAGGTATCCGTCCGTAGGGTTGGCGTAACCCATTATCGAGGTGTCCAGCTCGCGCTTGAGGGCTTCGACAATCTCCGGCGCGGTAACGAACTCCATATCTGCTACGGAGAACGGTATTATGTCCTCTGACTCCTTTACGCCGTACTTCGTGAGCGTGTCCCATTTGCCCGAGCCGGTGTGAAAACGTTTATGTGTTGTCGTGAAATCGTAAGCCATTGATGATATTCCTCCTTGATGTCAAGATTGTAGCATAGCCCGCAGGGCATTCATCACCGCAAGCACCATCACTCCGACATCCGCGAAGACTGCCGCCCACATTCCGGCCATTCCGAGAGCTCCGAGCACCATGCACAGAACCTTCACGCCGACCGTGAACGCTATGTTCTCTCTGACGATGCGCATACATTTCCGCGAAATCCTGACCGCCTCCGCAACCTTCAGCGGGTCATCGTTCATGAGCACGACATCAGCCGCCTCAATCGCCGCATCACTCCCCAGAGCTCCCATCGCAACACCGACACCAGCCCGCGCAAGAACAGGAGCATCATTAATCCCGTCGCCGACAAACACGACATCGTTCCCCATAGCTTCGACGTGTGCTACTTTGTCCGCAGGAAGCAGCTCCGCATAAACCTCGTCAATCCCTACAGCCGAACCTGCTGCCTCAGCACTCGCCTTCGTGTCGCCGGTCAGCATTGCGATTCGCGTGATGCCCTCTGCCCTGAGTGCGTTCACAGCTTCGCGCGAGGAATCTTTCACAACGTCGGAGATTACCACGTGCCCGGCGTAGACCCCGTCAATCGCGACATGAATTACAGTCCCTGAAGACCTCGAGCACGGATGCCACTCTGCACCGGCTTTCTCCATCAGCTTCGAGTTCCCGACGCAGACAGTCTCGCCGTTCACGCGCGCACGTACTCCTAAGCCCGCAAGCTCTTCTGCCTCCTCAACGACGCACGAGTCCGACTCGTTCGGGTAAGCACGTCTCAGAGCATCCGCCGCAGGGTGAACCGAGTACCTCTCCACGTGTGCCGCCAAGTGCAGGAGTTCTTCTTCGCTCCTGATGTCCGGGTGGACAGCAACAACCTCGAACACCCCGCGCGTCAGCGTCCCCGTCTTGTCGAACACTACGCATGAAGTCTTAGCCAGCCCCTCGAGGAAGTTTGAGCCCTTCACGAGAATCCCCGCTCTTCCTGCTCCGCCGAGTGCCGCGAAGAACGTCAGAGGAATCCCTATCACCAGAGCACACGGGCACGAAATCACGAGGAACGTCAATGCCCTGTACAGCCACAGCGTGAAGTCCTTAGGGCTGAAGAGTGAGGGCACGATTACGAGCAGCAGGGCAGACGCGCACACAGCAGGAGTGTAGACTTTGGCGAAACGCGTGATGAAGTTCTCGGCCTTAGCTTTGCGGGACTCTGCGTTCTCCACGAGGTCAAGTATCTTCGAGACAGCGGAGTCCTGAAAGTCTCTCGTTGTCCGTACCCTTAGAACGCCGGTCATGTTCACACAGCCGCTCAAGACTTCGTCGCCCTCTGCTTTGTCGACAGGGACGCTCTCTCCCGTTAATGCCCGCGCGTCAACCGCAGAATGTCCCTCAACTATCACACCGTCAATCGGAATCTTCTCGCCAGGCTTCACCAGAATTACGCTTCCCGCCGGAACATCTTTAGGCTCAGCGCGTTCAACGCGGCCTTCATGCTCGACGTTCGCGTAGTCGGGGCGTATGTCCATCAGTGCGGTGATGCTCTTCCTGCTCCTGTCAGAAGCGTAGTCCTGGAAGAGTTCGCCGGTCTGGTAGAGTATCATTACTGCGCAGGCTTCAAGGTATTCGCCGAGCACAAGCGCGCCTATCGTAGCGATCGCCATCAGGAAGCATTCGTCGAAGATTTCGCGCTTGCGTATGCCCTCCAGAGCCTCGAGCAGAACGTCATACCCCGCGATAACGTACGCACTCAGGAACAGGTACAGCTTCCACTGCGGAAAAAGCAAGCCGCAGGCCAAGACCACGCACGCCGCAATGATTCTGAGCAGCTTGCTCGCATGTTCATTCATGAATATTCCCTCCCTAAAACAAGAGAAGCCCCCTGAACTTCAGAGAGCTTCCCGCAAAATACGACTTGTTACTTGACACCAGAAAAGTCGTTGACCCTGTGCTGGAGGATGAACACATCTCCCGTGCTCGGAATTGTGCGTGCGCCTTCGGTATCGACATCCTTGCTGACACCTGAAAAGACTATCGACATCAAGGTATTTCCGTCGCTGTCCTGGATGACTATCGGAGACCTTACGCCGTAGGAATCTGTGGTATCGTCTGTGGTGGTGTTGCTGTCCTCTTGCTCTTCGTCGCCGTCTTCATCGGGGTCTTGTCCGACACCGTCGCCGCCTGCACCGCCGTTCTGCGTGCCGGCCTGGCTCCAGTTGTACGTCGCGCTGTCGGAGATGTACGTTCCGTTCTCCGCGTCGATTCCTGCCTCGCCCGCTGAGTTCTCCTTCTGGCTGCCCGCAGAGATGTTCAGTGTTCCGCCGTTTATTGCAACCCAGCCGTTGGAGTCGATGCCGTCGCCGCCTGTCGAGCTCACCGTCAGAGTTCCGCTGTCCATCGTGAACACAGACACGTAATCTTCATTCACGTTGATGCCGTCATCAGGTGCTGTAACGCTGATAACTCCGCCGTCAATCAGCAGGTGCATCTCCGAGTCGAGCCCCTCGCAGGTTGTTGACGTGATTGTGAGCTTGCCCGTGCCTGCCGTGCCTCCGCCGATGACCATAGTCCTGCGCGAGTGGAATGCTCCGTCGAGCTTGTACATCTTCTCCTGGGCCGAGATGTTGCTCCCGATCTGGCTTGCATCGTACTTCGGAAGATCTGTGTCATCGTCGAGTTTCGGGCAAAGCTCAAGCAGCCTGTAGGTGTTCGCGCCGGTGAAGGTATTGGTTGTTCCGTCAGCGATGCTCACGATTGCACCGACATCGTAATACCCGTCTGTGCTGAGCATCTTTGCGCTGAGATTCTTCCAGAGGTCATTGGCCGCGAGCGTCGTCTGGTCGTCATAGCCGTTGTCTTCCG
Coding sequences:
- the cadA gene encoding cadmium-translocating P-type ATPase, whose product is MNEHASKLLRIIAACVVLACGLLFPQWKLYLFLSAYVIAGYDVLLEALEGIRKREIFDECFLMAIATIGALVLGEYLEACAVMILYQTGELFQDYASDRSRKSITALMDIRPDYANVEHEGRVERAEPKDVPAGSVILVKPGEKIPIDGVIVEGHSAVDARALTGESVPVDKAEGDEVLSGCVNMTGVLRVRTTRDFQDSAVSKILDLVENAESRKAKAENFITRFAKVYTPAVCASALLLVIVPSLFSPKDFTLWLYRALTFLVISCPCALVIGIPLTFFAALGGAGRAGILVKGSNFLEGLAKTSCVVFDKTGTLTRGVFEVVAVHPDIRSEEELLHLAAHVERYSVHPAADALRRAYPNESDSCVVEEAEELAGLGVRARVNGETVCVGNSKLMEKAGAEWHPCSRSSGTVIHVAIDGVYAGHVVISDVVKDSSREAVNALRAEGITRIAMLTGDTKASAEAAGSAVGIDEVYAELLPADKVAHVEAMGNDVVFVGDGINDAPVLARAGVGVAMGALGSDAAIEAADVVLMNDDPLKVAEAVRISRKCMRIVRENIAFTVGVKVLCMVLGALGMAGMWAAVFADVGVMVLAVMNALRAMLQS